A region from the Cannabis sativa cultivar Pink pepper isolate KNU-18-1 chromosome 9, ASM2916894v1, whole genome shotgun sequence genome encodes:
- the LOC115724204 gene encoding protein SRG1 isoform X1 — MATLSIFKVVWNIQVRNKILCKHHHSGPVPISSIKVGKIDDVQELRKAKSKIPERFVRDKTERPTLATSSISSTHIPIIDLHKLSNGSKDEILSELLQLSTACDEWGFFQVINHGIDQNLVEQIEKVSKGFFMLPLAEKQKYAMAPGTVQGYGQAFVFSEDQKLDWCNMFALGVEPNFIRSPKLWPKNPVNFSETVDLYSKEVRKLCQKLLKYIAMTLGLKEDVFNEMFGVAVQAIRMNYYPPCSRPDLVLGLSPHSDGSALTVLQESKGSSVGLQILKDDKWVSVQPIPNALVINIGDTIEVLTNGRYKSVEHRAVTHKQKDRLSIVTFYAPTYELEIGPLAELVEENKPCNYRRYNHGEYSKHYVTNKLQGKRTLDFAKIQTKPNPC, encoded by the exons ATGGCCACACTATCAATCTTCAAAGTAGTATGGAATATTCAAGTAAGGAATAAGATCTTATGTAAGCATCATCATAGTGGACCAG TTCCAATTTCTTCCATCAAAGTTGGGAAAATTGATGATGTCCAAGAGTTGAGAAAGGCTAAGTCTAAAATCCCAGAAAGATTTGTAAGAGACAAAACTGAGAGGCCAACACTAGCCACTTCATCAATATCATCTACTCACATTCCCATTATAGATCTCCACAAGCTTTCAAATGGTTCAAAGGATGAAATTTTAAGTGAGCTTTTGCAGCTCTCAACTGCTTGTGATGAGTGGGGTTTTTTTCAG gtGATAAATCATGGGATTGACCAGAATTTGGTAGAGCAAATAGAGAAGGTATCCAAGGGCTTTTTCATGTTGCCTTTGGCTGAGAAGCAGAAGTATGCTATGGCTCCTGGGACAGTTCAGGGCTATGGACAAGCTTTTGTGTTCTCAGAGGACCAAAAACTAGATTGGTGCAACATGTTTGCACTTGGGGTTGAGCCAAATTTTATTAGAAGCCCAAAACTATGGCCAAAAAACCCTGTTAACTTCAG TGAAACTGTGGATCTTTATTCAAAAGAAGTAAGGAAACTATGCCAAAAGCTGTTGAAATACATAGCCATGACTCTTGGGTTGAAAGAAGATGTATTTAATGAGATGTTTGGTGTGGCTGTCCAAGCCATAAGGATGAACTATTACCCACCATGTTCAAGACCTGACCTTGTTTTGGGTCTAAGCCCACATTCAGATGGAAGTGCCCTAACAGTTCTACAAGAAAGTAAAGGCAGCTCAGTGGGACTTCAAATCTTGAAAGATGACAAATGGGTTTCAGTTCAGCCAATCCCAAATGCCCTTGTCATCAACATTGGAGACACTATAGAA GTCCTTACAAATGGAAGGTACAAGAGTGTGGAACACAGAGCTGTGACTCACAAGCAAAAAGATAGGCTTTCAATAGTCACCTTTTATGCTCCTACCTATGAATTAGAGATAGGACCTTTGGCTGAATTGGTGGAAGAAAATAAGCCATGCAACTATAGAAGATACAATCATGGAGAGTATAGTAAGCACTATGTGACAAACAAGTTACAAGGCAAGAGAACACTGGATTTTGCCAAGATTCAAACTAAACCAAACCCATGTTGA
- the LOC115724204 gene encoding protein SRG1 isoform X2 yields MAPVPISSIKVGKIDDVQELRKAKSKIPERFVRDKTERPTLATSSISSTHIPIIDLHKLSNGSKDEILSELLQLSTACDEWGFFQVINHGIDQNLVEQIEKVSKGFFMLPLAEKQKYAMAPGTVQGYGQAFVFSEDQKLDWCNMFALGVEPNFIRSPKLWPKNPVNFSETVDLYSKEVRKLCQKLLKYIAMTLGLKEDVFNEMFGVAVQAIRMNYYPPCSRPDLVLGLSPHSDGSALTVLQESKGSSVGLQILKDDKWVSVQPIPNALVINIGDTIEVLTNGRYKSVEHRAVTHKQKDRLSIVTFYAPTYELEIGPLAELVEENKPCNYRRYNHGEYSKHYVTNKLQGKRTLDFAKIQTKPNPC; encoded by the exons ATGGCCCCAGTTCCAATTTCTTCCATCAAAGTTGGGAAAATTGATGATGTCCAAGAGTTGAGAAAGGCTAAGTCTAAAATCCCAGAAAGATTTGTAAGAGACAAAACTGAGAGGCCAACACTAGCCACTTCATCAATATCATCTACTCACATTCCCATTATAGATCTCCACAAGCTTTCAAATGGTTCAAAGGATGAAATTTTAAGTGAGCTTTTGCAGCTCTCAACTGCTTGTGATGAGTGGGGTTTTTTTCAG gtGATAAATCATGGGATTGACCAGAATTTGGTAGAGCAAATAGAGAAGGTATCCAAGGGCTTTTTCATGTTGCCTTTGGCTGAGAAGCAGAAGTATGCTATGGCTCCTGGGACAGTTCAGGGCTATGGACAAGCTTTTGTGTTCTCAGAGGACCAAAAACTAGATTGGTGCAACATGTTTGCACTTGGGGTTGAGCCAAATTTTATTAGAAGCCCAAAACTATGGCCAAAAAACCCTGTTAACTTCAG TGAAACTGTGGATCTTTATTCAAAAGAAGTAAGGAAACTATGCCAAAAGCTGTTGAAATACATAGCCATGACTCTTGGGTTGAAAGAAGATGTATTTAATGAGATGTTTGGTGTGGCTGTCCAAGCCATAAGGATGAACTATTACCCACCATGTTCAAGACCTGACCTTGTTTTGGGTCTAAGCCCACATTCAGATGGAAGTGCCCTAACAGTTCTACAAGAAAGTAAAGGCAGCTCAGTGGGACTTCAAATCTTGAAAGATGACAAATGGGTTTCAGTTCAGCCAATCCCAAATGCCCTTGTCATCAACATTGGAGACACTATAGAA GTCCTTACAAATGGAAGGTACAAGAGTGTGGAACACAGAGCTGTGACTCACAAGCAAAAAGATAGGCTTTCAATAGTCACCTTTTATGCTCCTACCTATGAATTAGAGATAGGACCTTTGGCTGAATTGGTGGAAGAAAATAAGCCATGCAACTATAGAAGATACAATCATGGAGAGTATAGTAAGCACTATGTGACAAACAAGTTACAAGGCAAGAGAACACTGGATTTTGCCAAGATTCAAACTAAACCAAACCCATGTTGA
- the LOC115724205 gene encoding protein SRG1, with protein sequence MAAVSISPIKVGKIDDVQELRKAKSEIPDRFVRDKTERPTLDTSSIPSNDIPIIDLHKLSNGSEDEVLSELLQLTTACDEWGFFQVINHGIDLSLVEQTEELTKGFFMLPLAEKQKYAMVPGIVHGYGQAFVFSEDQKLDWCNMFALGLEPKSIRNPKLWPENPPKFSETVDLYSKEVRKLCQNLLKYIAMTLGLKEDVFAEMFGVAVQAIRMNYYPPCSRPDLVLGLSPHSDGSALTVLQESKGSSVGLQILKDDKWVSVKPIPNALVINIGDTIEVLTNGRYKSVEHRAVTHNEKDRLSIVTFYAPTYELEIGPLAELVEENNSCKYRRYTHGEYSENYLRNKLGKKSLDFAKIKTNNSN encoded by the exons ATGGCCGCAGTATCAATTTCTCCCATCAAGGTTGGGAAAATTGATGATGTCCAAGAGCTGAGAAAGGCTAAGTCTGAAATCCCAGATAGATTTGTAAGAGACAAAACTGAGAGGCCAACACTAGACACTTCATCAATACCATCTAATGACATTCCCATTATAGATCTCCACAAGCTTTCAAATGGTTCAGAAGATGAAGTTCTTAGTGAGCTTTTGCAGCTCACAACTGCTTGTGATGAGTGGGGTTTTTTTCAG gtGATAAATCATGGGATTGATCTGAGTTTGGTCGAGCAAACAGAGGAGTTAACCAAGGGCTTTTTCATGCTGCCTTTGGCTGAGAAGCAGAAGTATGCTATGGTTCCAGGGATAGTTCATGGCTATGGACAAGCTTTTGTGTTCTCAGAGGACCAAAAGCTAGATTGGTGTAACATGTTTGCACTTGGGCTTGAGCCAAAGTCTATAAGAAACCCAAAACTATGGCCAGAAAACCCTCCTAAGTTCAG TGAAACTGTTGATCTTTATTCAAAAGAAGTAAGAAAACTATGCCAAAACCTGTTGAAATACATAGCCATGACTCTTGGGTTGAAAGAAGATGTGTTTGCTGAGATGTTTGGTGTGGCTGTCCAAGCCATAAGGATGAACTATTACCCACCATGTTCAAGACCTGACCTTGTTTTGGGTCTAAGCCCACATTCAGATGGAAGTGCCCTAACAGTTCTACAAGAAAGTAAAGGCAGCTCAGTGGGACTTCAAATCTTGAAAGATGACAAATGGGTTTCAGTTAAGCCAATCCCAAATGCCCTTGTGATCAACATTGGGGACACTATAGAA gtTCTTACGAACGGAAGGTACAAGAGTGTGGAACACAGAGCTGTGACTCACAATGAAAAAGATAGGCTTTCAATAGTCACTTTTTATGCTCCTACCTATGAATTAGAGATTGGACCTTTGGCTGAATTGGTGGAAGAAAATAACTCATGCAAGTATAGAAGATACACTCATGGAGAGTATAGTGAAAACTATCTGAGAAACAAGTTAGGTAAGAAATCACTGGATTTTGCAAAGATCAAAACCAACAATTCAAACTAA